CCTCCTGCATCATCTCATTCAGCACTTCTATCACCTTTTCAGCCTCACCTAATTTACAAACATGAAGAATTGTAAGAGTGTACTTAAATTCCATGGGGCCACTTGTAACATTGCCTAAGCAGTCACGAACTAGCATTATGGCTTCATCAATCTCTCCAATATTACAAAGCCCTTTAGTGAGAGAACAATAGGCAGCCACAGATGGGACACCAGACAtctcaattattttattatgacaCCTACAAGCCTCTTGGATATTTCCATCTTCGACAAAACATATAACCGCAATACTGTAAGTAGTTGAGTCAGGTTCAAAATTCAAGTTCTTCATTTCATTGAAAAGTGATAATGCCTTCTTcacctcaccaatcttgagaaGTGCCTCCATAAGAATATTGTAGACTGGAACACTACTATAACCTTTCACTTTTAGGTCCTCAAACACTTCCAAGGCCATCATAATCCTTTCCTTCTTCTCAACCACAAATGAGAAGAATTTGGAAATATCATCAATAACAGAGAATCCCAACTTGTTCATCTCCACAAGCAGCCTGCAAAAACCATCCATCCTTTTCATCTCCGCATAAGACACCAACATAGGATTCACTGTCTTAAAGTCTGGCTCAAGACCCTCTTGTTGTAAAACCTGAAAAAGAGTATGAGCCTTATCTACCCGCTTCACATTACAGAGACCTTCAATAAGTGAATTATAAATTCTCAAATCAGCCCTATAGCCAGAATCAACCAAATCCTTCAACAAATCACAAGCTGATCCCACCTTTCCATTCTCCACGAATGCCTCGACCAGTGTTCCATAAATCGCTCTATCAATCAAAATTCCCTTCTCCTTCATCTCCTTAAACAATTCATATCCCTTCCCTACCCTCCCTCCTTTACACAACCCTGCAACTAAAGTCACATAAGCCATCACATCTGGATTCACTCCATCTCTCTTCATCTCCTCCCAAACCTGCAAACTTCCATCCAAATTCCCTtctccaaccagcaccttgatCATAGCTGTGTATGCAAAAACATCCGGTTTACACAAATTCATCCTCATTCTTCCTAAAAGTTCCATCGCTTCCTCTATCCTGCCGTCCTTACACAATCCCTTTACCAACATCATATATGTAAGACTGTCTTCCACCAACCCATCACTCCTAAAATCCTCATATACTGATAGTGCTAAATCCAAATGACCCGTTTTAATTAGAGCatccataattttattatacaaGAAAGCACGGGGTTTGACACCGAATTTCTTCATCTTTTGATACACATAGTAAACTCTAAGTCCCCTATGCGCATCAGAATGCATTCTAATCAAAATCTCAAATTGTTTCTCAGTAGGTGGCTTCCCTTGTGAATCCATTAACTCAGGTAACTGATCAGCAGCACGAAATAAGCTGCTTCTATTCAAACAATAAGCAAAAGCATTATAAGAAGCGAAATTGTGCTTGTACCCTTTCTGCTTACCAGCCCAGTGAAAGAATTTGGATGCCAGGTGAGGGTTATTTTCGACTTTTAGCACTTCGGCGACAAGGTCCGGCGTCACTCGGCGGAGCTTGCGTAGTTCCGTTACCACCGGTGGACCCCAGTGGTTGCCGTTCTTCCGAAAGGCGTCGATGATGAAGCGAGAGATTGGAGAGAGGAGACGGGAAACTCTTGTAAGTGAATGGTTGTGGGCTAAAGGTGGGGGCTTGGAGGCCTGTGGTGGTGGCGATGGATTTTGCGGGTCCCATTTTTGGAGGTCAAATGGCACAAAACGAGAAGTTAGCGGTGGTGGTGATTTTATTGTCTGGCGGTTGGAGAAGAGGCCGCCGCGGACGACAGGGCGATTTTGGGAAGGCTTGCGATGACCGTAGAAGAAGTAAGGTTTAACAGGTTTCGGGTTTGGCATTTCATTGGTTACTTGATCCCTTTCATTTCTCAAATTTCAGGAGCTTCCCCTTGTTTGGATGGAcggaaaaagagaaagaaaggaaaatTTTTGGTGGTATACTTAATATGCAGTCCTCTCGTAAAAAAACTCATTGATTTTTCATGGAAAAACTGTATATTAACAAAGAAAAAGCCTTTGACGCAAGGAAAAACTGTGCATTCTCATGGCATTCCTATCTGTTTTTACCTCATAGATCTAACAAGATTGAGATCATAACCACAGAAGCtttaaatcaaag
The sequence above is a segment of the Manihot esculenta cultivar AM560-2 chromosome 5, M.esculenta_v8, whole genome shotgun sequence genome. Coding sequences within it:
- the LOC110615234 gene encoding pentatricopeptide repeat-containing protein At4g20740 — protein: MPNPKPVKPYFFYGHRKPSQNRPVVRGGLFSNRQTIKSPPPLTSRFVPFDLQKWDPQNPSPPPQASKPPPLAHNHSLTRVSRLLSPISRFIIDAFRKNGNHWGPPVVTELRKLRRVTPDLVAEVLKVENNPHLASKFFHWAGKQKGYKHNFASYNAFAYCLNRSSLFRAADQLPELMDSQGKPPTEKQFEILIRMHSDAHRGLRVYYVYQKMKKFGVKPRAFLYNKIMDALIKTGHLDLALSVYEDFRSDGLVEDSLTYMMLVKGLCKDGRIEEAMELLGRMRMNLCKPDVFAYTAMIKVLVGEGNLDGSLQVWEEMKRDGVNPDVMAYVTLVAGLCKGGRVGKGYELFKEMKEKGILIDRAIYGTLVEAFVENGKVGSACDLLKDLVDSGYRADLRIYNSLIEGLCNVKRVDKAHTLFQVLQQEGLEPDFKTVNPMLVSYAEMKRMDGFCRLLVEMNKLGFSVIDDISKFFSFVVEKKERIMMALEVFEDLKVKGYSSVPVYNILMEALLKIGEVKKALSLFNEMKNLNFEPDSTTYSIAVICFVEDGNIQEACRCHNKIIEMSGVPSVAAYCSLTKGLCNIGEIDEAIMLVRDCLGNVTSGPMEFKYTLTILHVCKLGEAEKVIEVLNEMMQEGCPPNEVIYSAIISGMCKHGTLEEARKVFTKLKELKLLSEAKTIVYDEILIEHMKRKTADLVVSGLKFFGLESKLKAKGCTLLSS